Genomic segment of Scomber scombrus chromosome 18, fScoSco1.1, whole genome shotgun sequence:
GGTTTCATGTCCCAGTAACAACCTTTTCATCCCCTCGGTGGCAGACCATTAGATAAATGCTTACATAAAAAAGCCTTTCTTTTTCTAAAAGCAAGTGCAACGAGGAAGAAAACTTCTGTGTGGCTGCGTGGCACCGGGCCAGAGACGGAGCTGCCTAATATTTGGGCTTCGACTTCATAGTGAGTTTAATGAGTCACTCTGATTGTCGCTTtagctgtgctgctgctggtgtctCCCATACGTGTTAGAGAAGATTCAGAAGATGCAggaattattgtttttaaaaaaggtattaAAATTGCTGCAAGATCAACAAAAGTGCattaaatcattcatgaatTCATCCTAACCTTATGTGGTAACAGATATTGGAAACGTGGAAAACTGAGAACCTCAATATAGCAGTCCTGAATGGCAGAAGGAGAGCTGGTGAAAGTATAGGATGCTCAAATAAGCAAAGGCTGAACACGGGCCTTCTCTCTCATGAGAGGGAGCCTTTGTCCTGAGAGCAGAGCTGTTTAGTATTAGTATCagcagacaagacaagacagcaCTGGCGATGGAAGCAAAAAAAGGAGCCACgattaacacacacacccacacacagtttgtgttttttttagatatacTACATCAAATGGTACTGCTGTCAATAGTGATGAGACTTTAGTTTAGTATTACTGATGTTAAAACAAGTGTTACGTAACCGCAAAGATTCCACGGGTCTAAAACGCAAAAGAGTGCAAAGAGCAAAGTGAAAGAGGCTAAATTGATGGCTTTATTTAGCGCTTCAGCTCTTTCAAGTTACTAATGCAGAAAAATAACCAGATAGGCAGGGAACACACAGCTGATACCAGGCTAACCGCGGCACATTTTTGAGGTATCGGTAAACTCTCCCTCACTAACCGCTTAGCATAAATATGGCTAATAAATTCCCAAAATAACTTGAAACCACAGCCTTTGGTTATAGGTTATATAAAGTGTAACATGGGTCCACCTGTATACTAGTATTTATCAGCTGGGTGACGGGAGCTTGTTCCATCCTGTTCCTCTCATATGTTACCTGAGGGCAAACATTCAGACATGAGACTAATGTATGAGTTCTGTGAGGAGGaacaaaagaagaggaaaaacagtATAAAAGAAGATGAAAGACAAAGAGGGAGCCAGAGAGGAAGGGTGGGTGGTATCTGACAGTGGGACAAACATCATGCCGATTAATTtcgtctaaaaaaaaaatatatataaaaaaaaatagtgaaatagTTCTGTGTGCTGAGCAGCCGACACAAGTGATTCAGATGAAATGTGTGGCCGGTGCTGGAGGCCACGCTCATGCAGGCTATCCTTCCCCATTTCAGACTTGTTCTCTGTccaaaaataaactgcaaagctgttttttttcttttttcggcAGCTCTTAAGACTGTGCACTTACAGTATGTTACCCACTAGCCAGGTCAAATATGGAGTCAGGATAGATGTATATGAGAGAGTCAGATATCAGATGATTTCAGGCTATAGGACTATAAAGGCATAAAGATTACAACAAGTATTACTGATATTACATCAATCTGTTTAGTTTCTGTTGAATCTCACTGCCAACTAGATCTTCACATATGTGATAAGACTCAGCTGATGCCTCATACTTTGCATGGGACCAGACAGCTCTGGTGGACAGAGCTTCTgtataaaaatttaaaaaagagggtgtaaaagcagtttttcaaggaaggaaggaaacccAGAAATGACATATGGGGAACAGAAAAAGTTCAGTTTTAGATTTAAAAGTAGAAGTAACTCCAGAATAATTATATAATACTGAGAATTCTCAGCTGCAGAGACCAGCGGGCACTTCCCATCTTTAATGATGTCAATTAAGAGAGGGAACAAAAATCTTTGGTATTTCCCATCAACATGTCGGCTGAAACTCTGCCATCTAGAATAAAAGCTTGAACGTTTTCCATCAAGACAGCCTGCTGTTAAAATTAGAGGAAATGTACATCACTTTCTCCTCTGATATGCAAATTTAATACGAGTTCATATTTAGCTCTGTGTTTCGTGAGCagtctctcgctctccctctctgtctcactcacccccccccccccccaaaggcCCCCCTGGTGCGATAAGTCTCTTCAAAAACTCCCCACTCAAATCATTTATTCAGGGAGAAAACCACAGCATGCATCCTGTGATAGCACTGGCAACTTATCCATAACAGCTGACCTGTATATTATACATACACAAATGATTACAAGTTAATTAATCAAGGTGCTTGCATGCTGTGAAGTAGCAGCACAGGGTCACTCTCATCTCACATGGAGGCTCTTCAGAGTTAAAATCTAAATTCTGTGGGAGGAATGGCTGTAAAACTATGTGGAGTATGTATTTACTAGTCCCAATTGATCCTTTATTATTAGCTACAGTTGTGCTATAAAGTCTTCTTTTATTCCTCTTCGCAGGTAGTGCAGGTAATATGACTTATGAGCAGTAGTGGTGACAAAACTCATAGTTTAGAATATGTATTTTCTGAAGTGGATAATTGACTTAGGACAATTATATGATCATATTATTGACACACATGTATGTAATGTTGCATCACAACAATTTTCCATCTACCTGCATGTCAAAACAAAGCTGGTGTTGCCCATGAAAacaatttattattatgatcatAACAGAATGACAGCTAAGgctaaaaatacacaaagtgGTTCTTTTTAGAAATATATCATTCACAAAAGAGGCTGTTCACTCTGTAATCAGCCAGCAGCCCTTTCTAGAAACATCTCTTAGTAAAATACTGACTGACCTTAAAgccggagggggggggggggggggggggggggaagaataCTTATAGTCATGTATTATGAGATGGATGTTTATACATCGTACTCTGCAACAACCGTTTTCCTAGAATATGGCAAGAAAATATGAAGGTTTATCTGGATTTCTGCACAGTCCCCTGAGGCTGGGAAATAAAATGATCTCAACTATTTTCATGGTAAAATCTTCCAGGATAACAATGATACATTTATGagatttatatttaatagtCATTTTTGAGTCTGTTTCCTCTACAAGAACAGCCAAGAAACAAACAACCCCTCCTACTCACGATGACCACCTGTGTGGAGTAGGCCACTATTAGGAAAATGAGCTGCTGTGGGAGCGAAAGTGCAAAGAACGTGAGAAGGTAATGAGGGACCACTACAACCTTAAATGCTTAAAACCTGCTCTGCACTACCCACACTGTCCATCACGACCAAAGGCAGAGCCTGTTTTCTGTTTGAGAGGCCACTAGCTTAGGTTTACCTAATGAGGCTATCTACATCCGTTTATAATGTCccaattgtgtttttttctatttattaagttaaaaaaacacaaataacagtCAACAGATTAGTCTTTCCTGTTAGAAACTTGTAATGACGTTGCCATCTGTTTGTTCTGGTAAACAATTGTATATTATAAACCATAATCAACCTTCTGGTTTCTTTAGGTTTCTGTCCTGAGGAAAATACTCTTCAAACTGTATTATTCATATATGACGTGATAATTAGTGTTCGACTATCTCATTAAGATTGGAGGTGGGATGTATGAATTTCAGACAACAAGACAGCATCTTGTTTCACAGAGAAAAACTTGAAACAGTTCACAAGAGCAAAAAATCTTTTCCCCTCTTTAATACTTGTGCTTTTTGCTTTGTCACATAAACATTGTTCATTTAGAACAACATATTATCATACAATGAGCCAAAGCATCTAGGCCACAAGTCTTGATGTTCTGTAGCGTACCATCGCATGACGCAGTCGtttgttttggctttttgtcacaaacttgctgatattttattgttttcctcGCTTACGCTTCTAATACAAATATGTAAGATGTCTAACATTGTGTTTGGCACCTTGTTTCTCTCACTCACTGTTGACTGCTGGGAAATGTGTTTTGGTCAACTGAGGCAGCTAGCGGTCTCATTAGCTGGAGAGCTAatatctctgtttgtgtgtgtgtgtctgtgtgtgtttggggggggggggggggagaggggggtaCTCAGATAGCACTGTTTTTGCTGAGTTGTATTATTATGCCAGTTGTTTGTTGACATTAGTGAGAGAGAGGTAAGGCACTCAGGAGTGTGCAAAAATGTCACAGCCCTTTGGATTTTAGCCAATAACCCGACTGGGTCCTTCACATAGAGATCAGTCCACAGACTGTtacagtaaaaccaaaacagttgCAGAAGGTCTCATTTTTTGACGTTACAACCCGTTCACTcattggcaataaaaaaaaatgaatgcataagctgctttgcatttttacacataGAACCTTAAAAAAGGCGTGTGAGTGTGACTGATTAATCTAGAAAGTGTATTAACAATGTaagatatgaataaaaataaatgaattttctTAATCTACAGAATGTAGGTGATGGTTTGAATCCCACAGAATTCctttttaacaaaaacatttctgcctGGAACTCATGACTTAATATTGATGACACTTTGTTTCAACACAGGAACATTAATTACACCGGAAATAAACTTAGAGCAAGAAAGAATTTTCAGGCATTTCGTAATTATAATCATGAGTAATGCAGACAAGCCTTGACATTAAATGATCAAATGGTTTAAAACTTACCTTGAGGACTTCTCCACGCTTGAAACTAAGCTCATCATCAGCAGTGGCTTTGAAATCGTATTTGGCAATGGCCTCCATGGTGCTGGTTGCGTGCCGGAAAACTGCTTGGCTGTAGTTGTGTTTCGGggactgaataaaaaataaaaacacttatcCAGGCTGCTGTGGCCAGATACTTTTCTCCGAGTCTCTCCTCCCGTCTATGACCCGTTCCTTTAGGGCTTTGACCTCACATAAAGGTCACAGTAGGGTACCTGCAGCCAAGAAAGAATAGGAAATGTAGAGCACGTCTATTGCACAGGGGCAGGATGGTGTGATAGAAAAGAAATGCTGTTAATTTACCCTGAGACATGAAAATCCTCATATAAAGCATAAAATTTGATTAGGATggcccaacaaaaaaaacacttttaatctGATCCTTTTTCTGTGATGGTTTTCCTGTAATCACGAGAAAGTTATTAAGTGATCTAGGCATCACAATCTTGTTCTCTTTAGATCTAAcaatatccaaaaaaaaaaaaaaaactcatgttCTCACTTCTCCTACTCCCCCAAAACAGAGAACAATCACAGATCAACAAGATACTGGTGTCATTTTTGATCCTTTAAGTTAACCACAGTCCATGACAGTTCATACAGACTTTCTTGACAGCTACCCACCTGACCAGAGCAGAGATAAGTCTACTTGAGCAGAGCTGTAAGTGGCTAAACCTACAGTTGCTGGGTTAAATGGATAAAGCTACGTTATCTCATTAGGGTTATTTACTAATATGCTGCCATACCGTACAGCTCTGAGATGTTGACACTAATACAACTCTAGTCTAATAAGGCCATTAAATGTGACGGCTAACAGCCAGATGACAGATAACAGAAGAGTAACGCAACTTTAAGCAAATGATGTCCCCAATGCAAACTTTACGATTTCATTGCTTTATTTAAACAACAATGAGTCCTCTTCGTCACGGATTATCCCGTTCATGTCAGCAAGAGTCGCCGATGAGGACACTTTTTCCAGAAAAGTCTTTCTGGTCGGTAGCGACACAACAAGTCATAAAAATATGACTGAAGccattgtgtttacagtaatACAACTGACACCGACTCAACCCCATGACCACTACACTCAAGACAGGCGAACAATAACGCACATCTCTGACAGAAGTAGTAAAACAAAGTCATGAAAAAGAGGGAAGCTGACTGTAATTATCCTCTAGGAGCTAACTATAACCTCCTCCTGATGTGATTCGCGTCTGATTTCAACATCGACTAAAATGCCACTTTCAGCACAAACCGCATTTTAACCCGTTTTTTCACGCCAGCTGGAGTTGGACCGGATCGATCCCGCTCCAGCAGACAGACTGCGCCCAGTGTTGACCGCTCGAAGCTAGCACACCGGCTAACGGTCGGGTAACAATAACTGCGATGCCGAGTGATTATAAAAGTTAACCCGGGTAATGTGACACGAGTGGTAGAGGAACGCTGACATTTCTCAACACGAGAGCTCACTTCCAGATGAACACGAGATGTGTATTGAACCCTCGAGGCCTACCAGCAAGCTTCACGTTGGCAAAtgtgaaaaggaagaaaacaccttttttttcatagcacaagctgttgttgctgctagCACCAGTTAGCCCCAGCTAGCTTTACTGAACTTGACTAGCCTGCGTCGCGAAAGGAAAACAGTACACAACTTTTATGTCAAGAGAAAGCGTCGGGAAAACTCACCACTCGAGATATTCCGTTTAAGATGTTGCCACCGTGACAAACAAACCCCTCTCGTGTAATTATCCACTCCGTGTTTCCTCTCGAGAGGCAACAAACGATGTATGTCTTGTGTCGCTTCCACCCCGTCCTAGGAGCCGAAATCTAGCTACTAGCAGAAGGTTTGCGACGTTTATTTCCGCTTCCTTCCACAGAGCTGGGAGGGAcgccttatttttttttacccaccCGCATTCCGTGAAGACCCGTCCTACTCTGCCTGCCATTGGATAGTACTAGTTCTCATCGTCGTTTGATTGGTTAGCTCacaaccaatcagagacagAGTAAGGAGGGTCTTCGTTGAATGcgggtgggaaaaaaataacGCAGCCTGCTGCTGTTGTGACTGGAGCTCCTCCCTGTCAGTCTGTTCCGCTTATCTGCCAAACCCACCATATAACTGTCACCCACAACTGGCTTTAATTATCCATGATTACCTATGCTATTATaagaatgaataataatgtaattaataatatctatctatctatccaagTTAATTCAAAAGGGCTTTACTGGCATGGTAAAGACATTTACATTACCAAAGTGTgtaaaaatttttttttaaaaaagtagcCTACATTAACAGAATAATTAGTTTGCTGTTAGAAATATATAGCCTAAATACAGatacgttaaaaaaaaaaaaaaaaagaatactcaATTTATCAGCTATTCtatcaatgtctttttttggaGGTTGTAATCTGTGGTCAAtgtctatctatccatccatctagaGCTTGTTTACTGGTTGGCTGCgttacacacaaaaatgtatctAATCTTAATATCATCTCAATCTATCTCCATctcattaaatatttagttatggtaaaataaattgaaataggACATCAGGTAAAACACTCCTGTTAAGGCACACCCCAAGATTTATTAGTGTAAAATAATCTCAAACTGTTGCCTATAGGCTATAATAACTGACTTTACTGTGCAGGTGATAAAAATAGACGGGGTAATGCCTGACAGTGAGCCAGGTGAAGCAAACTGCCTGATGAATGTGCTGATATGCTGCTTACTTCTCAATGACGCAATGAGGTTTAAGTGACTTCAGTCAGAAAGTGTGCTGGCTGGATGAATGCTGAATAAAAAAGGCTTTGTGTATTTCATCAGAGACTCTGCTGGTTCTtctcattacaaaaaaatcacatgctATTAAAAGATGTGTGCCTGGATATGTCATATGCAAAgcaaccaaatcacacacacacacacacacacacacacacacacacacacacacacacacacacacacacacacacacacacacacacacacacacacacacacacacacacacacacacaaaatgtaatctaaattattttttctccaCACTTTCTTCACCTTTACTCAAGTACAGTACATAGCCCATTATTTGCCATTTGGCCAATGTGTGGGATATCTGCTCtatgtttgtttattcttttttttgggggacatctgcttttactgtaatgttgtCCGGTATGTGTGTGACAACGGAGACAAATACCTTGACaatactgccatctagtggacataTTTAACATTGTGGAATCAGCGTTTAAAATGCTACATAGAGAGGATGACTGTAACTTGCTCTACTGTTCAAGCAAAGCTGCAAATTATGTCAAAAGTTCcgattaaatataaaaaggataTATAACAGCATGTCTTAATTAAAGGCAGTGTTAATATGAGCTATCTATAGGCATGtcttaaaaaatacagataGCAGTGTCACTAAAAGTTTATAACAGGCACAAAGTAAGGTCTATATTTGAGATAGAGAAAGCATGCAGCTAAACAAAAGTggaaacaaactaacaaacaaactaacaaaccaTTATCCATTACCTGCCACACTGACAGACAACAAGAAGCGCTACCTTTATCCTCTGGGAATGAAAACTAACGCACGACAAAATATCTCTGCGTGCTTGACTTGGAGCGCACGTACTGCCTCCTTTAGTTAAAGTCATAGAGGAGCTTGTGTGGCCAGTTTTCGGACTGATAGTGAGTGACGAGTGTGTTATGACTCTTTTAAAAGGTTCGTTTAATTGTTAATTGAAATAAGCTCTTTTTTTAATCGACCTaaagtttttctgtttttcttatgGGACCGTTTTTCTAattgcactttattttgaaatttgaaataaGATTATTTTTCGCAGCACTTTGTTTCAGAGAAAGACTTTCAAATCGATCTGGGATGGACTTTGCCTATATTTCAAACTCATCTTTTTCATCCGTCATTTCACCCGAGAATGAAGAAGATGGTAAGTTGattgtttcctctttctttttttctttttttttcaaattgagTGTTAGACGAGGATACTTGAATTTGCAGTACACGATGTTAGTATCATGTCAAAGCTGTAAaattatcattaaaaataagacagacaCATCAGGTAATGTGCTGTTGTGAACTTTTTTTAGTCATTCATATTTGATATTAATCACTTGTCATTATGATCTTTACCCCCCAATATCCACTGGCTTCAACATAAAGGTATTCATGGAGAGCAATCAAAGACATCAACATATCTGTTATATTTGACAATAGCattctgtttgtgtcttttttgaCAGATTATGAGCAGTACAACAATGTGCTCATGCCAAGCATCTATGGTGTCATCTGTTTCTTTGGGATCCTTGGAAACGGCATTGTTATCTACACCATTGTGAAGAAGACCAAGTTCTGCTCCCAACAAACAGTACCAGATATATTTATCTTCAGTTTGTCCATTGCAgacctcctctttctccttggCATGCCTTTCCTCATTCACCAACTTGTGGGAAATGGCTCCTGGTGCTTTGGAGCCACCATGTGCACGGTGCTGACAGCACTTGACTCCAACAGCCAGACTGTCAGTACCTACATCCTGACTGTGATGACTCTGGATCGCTACCTGGCCACTGTCCATCCCATCCGCTTCAAGCATGTTCGGACCCCCTTCATGGCAGGGGCAGCAGTAGCGCTGGTGTGGGTGTTCTCTCTGGTCTCTATCACTCCTGTCTGGATGTACACAGGACTCATGCATCTCAAGGATGGATCAGTTGGATGTGCCCTCCTGCTGCCTAACCCAGCCACAGATACATACTGGTTCACCCTCTACCAATTCTTCTTGGCCTTTGCTCTGCCTTTGATGGTCATCTGCGGGGTCTTTTTCAAGATTCTTCAAAACATGTCAGCTACAGTGGCTCCACTGCCCCAGCGCAGCCTGAGGATGCGCACACGGAAGGTGACCCGCATGGCAGTGGCCATATGCCTGGCCTTCTTCATTTGCTGGGCCCCTTACTACATCTTACAGTTGGCCCACCTGGGAGTACAGCGACCTTCCTTTGCTTTCCTGTATGCCTACAACATTGCTATCAGCATGGGCTATGCAAATAGCTGCATTAATCCATTTATCTACATTATATTAAGTGAAACATTCAAGAGGCAGTTCATTATAGCCATTCGGCCGTCCCACAAGGTCTTCAGAGTTGCCCCAGCTCTGGCTGATTGCAGCATGAGTCTGAGGATGGCACCAGAAAGCTCTCATCCATCTCACCTACAGTCATCGAGAGAACTACCGCAAAACATGCTGCCTGTCACTGTGGCTGTGCACTGAGATGGACAGTCTACTGGTCATAACTGCCAACCACTATCAGCAACAAACTGCCATCTGCCACTACTGACTGATACTATTTTCTCTGTTTACataaagacaagaagaagagtGATATTTGAACTAAACAGTACATATATAAAAGGAGtggtcatttgaaatgaaatttaaaagcATGTTTAATGTGAGTAATAGTGATCTGTACTCATTATTTAatcaaaaagaggaaaaaaggaaaattaaattacatgtaTCTGGTATGTGACATTTTTGGTCTCAAATCGGAGAACCAGGTCAACCATTTTCAACAATGAAGTGCAAATTACAGACTAAATCACAAGAGAGCATAATGAGTGACTAGGTAAAGCAGACTGGTGTTTAATGTAGGCTAACATCATGTTTAATCATTCTCATACCTCtgtataatttagtttttatgcatatttttgatTTGCATATGAAACAGCCATGGCTGAATATAGACTTTATAGTCGCTTTGGTACATTTTTTGAATCATCCTTAACATTTGTAAAACAGTAAGAACATGTCTTGAAACAGACTACACAATGTACTGTAGTACCTGCAAAGGCTTCCTCCTTTGTTTTGCCCCCTTTCCCTTCTCCAAGCAGcctcactcctcctcttcttcccggGCTGTTGAACCTGTTCAATTCCTTGTTGTCCATCCACTGTCAGTGACTGTAACACTGTGTTGTGCTCTGTCTATATACTGACCAATTGAAGGTTCATGAGATGCACCTTTGAGGTCTTTTAGAGAGCTGGTTCATCATTGGTTGATCTAACGCTTCAAACATTCTCCTTCATCAGTGAAAGTCAGGATTCACCTGAGAATAATCCATCAATACAGgacaaaaaatatgtatatactTTATACCTGACAGATTATGACAACTGGTTCACATGACATAAGCAATTGATAGTTGGGGAAACAGCATGGTATGGAGATTGAACAATTAGTTCAGAGAATTTCAATACTGATTTGAGAAATAGATGAAAATgctaataaaagtaataatagtaaATTACAAGGTAGAGCAGAGTTAGTCCAAATCTCCATCATGCACAATTACTACGATTGTTTCATTTATATGTTCAAAGTGTAACCTTGGTTTTACACCtaaacatttgcattttcatgacctgaaataacattttgaatataAACTTCAAAAGTAATTAATCTTGTTGAAGGTTTTATGTCATTATCCTTCTTTGTTTATCTGCACACAGTACTATCAGATTACAGAATGTACTGCGCACGTCATTCTGTTTGTCTATCATACAGTTTAACAGTCATTTGATAACCACACCACTAATAGCCAGTACAGCAAACACATTATCTGTAGTAGTCTTGTATTTCATTGTGGAAATCATCAGAAACAGCTGACATTAATACACTCCATGTGCGTGGCAtttattgcatatttatagTGCTGCAGCTTTTTCAAATGTTGTAAATAATTGGCTTTTATTGTTGCATAAAACAAAGTGTTCCTGTTAACAGGCTGTTTGCCGAGTCATTGCCTGCATATTAACACGTCGGAAATGTCAAAACAGTTGTATTCAGCAGTGGCGTGCCATTAAAGCGAGCACACACAGCTGTGGGCGTTGCATGTAGTAATTACTGAGAGTGTAATAATTACAGAGTGAAAGGGCTCTGCTAGTGGCCCTCAGAGGAATCGCAGCTCCTTACACACCATGTGATcggtgtgtttttttaaaccaaattaCCGACTAAGTGAAGACAGATTGCACACTTGCTAGTGATGACAAAAAGTCTGCATTACATAATGACTGCAATTTAAATGTAGATTTGTTTTTCTATAGGAAGTGACAGTCTATAGGATCTGCTTTTATGTCAATATCAAAGCCAGTCTCATTGGTCGCATTGCTCAAAGTGACATTTTACTATACATATGTGTCTGTTTGGCTTGTGATGCTGTGACAGTTATTTATCTGCAGATATTCATTGTTTATCATGTTATAATATTGTACCCTGCTCTGTACCCTCTTTACTGGTTAATTGTACTTCTGGATACACAGGAGACTGTGTTTACCATGCTCAAACCTGAAGGACTTGTCTAATCAGGAGGTCAAAATCAGTTCACTCTTAATTAAAAGGTTCATGCTTAAGATAAGAgaagactttattgatcctcaGAGGATTTTACAGTCTCTgcac
This window contains:
- the mchr1b gene encoding melanin-concentrating hormone receptor 1; translation: MPSIYGVICFFGILGNGIVIYTIVKKTKFCSQQTVPDIFIFSLSIADLLFLLGMPFLIHQLVGNGSWCFGATMCTVLTALDSNSQTVSTYILTVMTLDRYLATVHPIRFKHVRTPFMAGAAVALVWVFSLVSITPVWMYTGLMHLKDGSVGCALLLPNPATDTYWFTLYQFFLAFALPLMVICGVFFKILQNMSATVAPLPQRSLRMRTRKVTRMAVAICLAFFICWAPYYILQLAHLGVQRPSFAFLYAYNIAISMGYANSCINPFIYIILSETFKRQFIIAIRPSHKVFRVAPALADCSMSLRMAPESSHPSHLQSSRELPQNMLPVTVAVH